A genomic stretch from Achromobacter spanius includes:
- a CDS encoding GntR family transcriptional regulator, giving the protein MTSARDLVYAELRRRLMSGVFLPGERLREEHIAAELAVSRTPVRSAIERLVADGLVKREGRRGAEVLGWVDRDINEAFELRLLLEPYAARSAAERATPEQIDQLEQINQRMLDAVMSDDADKVARVQHCNNLFHHALLDAAQSARVRNMVENLLDMPIIIGSFYFYTQDDMLRSVEHHRQIIAAVRARDPGCADIAMRFHLTSTHLLFRSQRKPPADA; this is encoded by the coding sequence ATGACCAGCGCCCGCGATCTTGTCTATGCGGAACTACGCCGCCGGCTGATGTCGGGCGTGTTCCTGCCCGGTGAACGGCTGCGCGAAGAACACATTGCGGCCGAGCTTGCCGTCAGCCGCACGCCGGTGCGCAGCGCCATCGAACGGCTGGTGGCTGATGGCCTGGTCAAGCGCGAAGGCCGGCGCGGCGCCGAGGTATTGGGCTGGGTGGACCGCGACATCAACGAAGCGTTCGAACTGCGCCTGCTGCTGGAACCCTATGCCGCGCGCAGCGCCGCCGAACGCGCCACGCCCGAACAGATCGACCAGCTTGAACAGATCAACCAGCGCATGCTGGACGCGGTGATGTCGGACGACGCCGACAAGGTGGCGCGCGTGCAGCACTGCAACAACCTTTTCCACCACGCGCTGCTTGACGCGGCGCAGTCCGCACGGGTGCGCAACATGGTGGAAAACCTGCTGGACATGCCGATCATCATCGGCTCGTTCTACTTCTACACGCAGGACGACATGCTGCGCAGCGTGGAACACCACAGGCAGATCATCGCGGCCGTGCGCGCGCGGGATCCGGGCTGCGCCGACATCGCCATGCGTTTTCACCTGACGTCCACGCACCTGCTGTTTCGCAGCCAGCGCAAGCCGCCGGCGGACGCGTAG
- a CDS encoding RraA family protein gives MIGFDIHPRARAVSSEVVEKFRPIPVANISDCMWRMTAGGARLRPMHDGTLLAGPALTVRTRPGDNLLVHKALELAQPGDVVVVDAGGDLTNAIIGEIMTTYAQTRGLAGIVINGAIRDCGAIRRGSFPVYAAGITHRGPYKDGPGEINTVIALDGMTITPGDLILGDEDGLLCVPYEQVDAIYKAATAKQEVEARMMAEIAAGTLDTSWIDARMKAQGFKPA, from the coding sequence ATGATCGGCTTTGACATCCACCCGCGCGCGCGTGCGGTCAGCAGCGAAGTGGTAGAGAAATTCCGCCCGATTCCGGTGGCCAACATCAGCGATTGCATGTGGCGCATGACGGCGGGTGGGGCGCGCCTGCGACCCATGCACGACGGCACCTTGCTGGCCGGCCCCGCGCTGACGGTGCGTACGCGCCCCGGCGACAACCTGCTGGTGCACAAGGCGCTGGAACTGGCCCAGCCGGGCGACGTGGTGGTGGTGGACGCGGGCGGCGACCTCACCAACGCCATCATCGGTGAAATCATGACGACCTACGCGCAAACTCGCGGCCTGGCCGGCATTGTGATCAACGGCGCCATTCGCGATTGCGGTGCGATCCGCCGGGGTTCGTTTCCGGTGTACGCGGCCGGCATCACGCATCGCGGCCCCTACAAGGACGGCCCGGGCGAGATCAATACGGTGATTGCGCTGGACGGCATGACGATCACGCCGGGTGACCTGATCCTGGGCGATGAAGACGGCCTGCTGTGCGTGCCATATGAGCAGGTGGACGCGATCTATAAAGCGGCGACGGCCAAGCAGGAAGTGGAAGCGCGGATGATGGCGGAGATTGCCGCCGGCACGCTGGACACGTCGTGGATCGACGCGCGGATGAAGGCGCAGGGCTTCAAGCCCGCTTGA
- a CDS encoding Bug family tripartite tricarboxylate transporter substrate binding protein, with protein sequence MTSLKKLLVATTLLVSSAAAGAADMGSAPITLISPFPPGGGTDTLTRMIGTAIAQDTGWNIVVENKPGAGGNLALDATARAKPDGHTLVMAQTDNIVLNPWLYNKLSYDTFKDFKPVGLVASSPSVFVVVPDSPYKTLDDVVKAAKARPGQVSLGIPGIGGSGDLIGHLWRKAAGMELMHVPYRGWSQAFPDLASGRIDLYTGSVASLLPQIRGGKVRALAVVADARSPALPDVPTFAESGFKSINQTIWWGLMAPGKTPDDVVATLNKALNASQAKPELVKKLEDAGYSVMAGTPEDLAKRHRADHDVFGKVVQEAGIPKQ encoded by the coding sequence ATGACGTCCCTGAAAAAACTGCTGGTGGCCACCACGCTGCTCGTCTCGTCGGCCGCGGCCGGCGCCGCCGACATGGGCTCGGCCCCGATCACGCTGATCTCCCCCTTTCCGCCTGGCGGCGGCACCGACACGCTGACCCGCATGATCGGCACGGCCATCGCGCAGGACACCGGCTGGAATATCGTGGTGGAAAACAAGCCGGGCGCGGGCGGCAACCTGGCGCTGGACGCCACGGCGCGCGCCAAGCCGGACGGCCACACGCTGGTCATGGCGCAAACGGACAACATCGTGCTGAACCCGTGGCTCTACAACAAGCTCAGCTACGACACCTTCAAGGACTTCAAACCGGTGGGCCTGGTGGCGTCGTCACCCAGCGTGTTCGTGGTGGTGCCCGATTCGCCCTACAAGACGCTGGATGACGTGGTGAAGGCCGCCAAGGCGCGCCCCGGGCAGGTGTCGCTGGGCATTCCCGGCATCGGCGGCAGCGGTGATTTGATCGGCCATCTGTGGCGCAAGGCGGCGGGCATGGAACTGATGCACGTGCCGTATCGCGGCTGGTCGCAAGCGTTTCCTGATCTGGCCAGCGGCCGCATCGACCTCTACACGGGTTCCGTCGCATCGCTGTTGCCGCAGATCCGTGGCGGCAAGGTGCGCGCGCTGGCCGTGGTGGCGGACGCCCGTTCGCCCGCCTTGCCCGATGTGCCCACCTTCGCTGAAAGCGGTTTCAAGTCCATCAACCAGACCATCTGGTGGGGGCTGATGGCGCCGGGCAAGACGCCCGACGACGTGGTGGCCACGCTGAACAAGGCGCTGAACGCCTCGCAGGCCAAGCCGGAACTGGTGAAGAAACTGGAAGACGCCGGTTACAGCGTCATGGCGGGCACGCCGGAAGATCTGGCCAAGCGCCATCGCGCCGACCACGACGTGTTCGGCAAGGTCGTGCAGGAAGCCGGCATTCCCAAGCAATGA
- a CDS encoding NAD(P)-dependent oxidoreductase, whose product MMKIALIGCGEVGNCYAEAWVAGGHRIVGICELRQDAEMQARAQSFGSALYAEAGAWLQEADIVVSAVFGHAALAVARQALPHLRQDAAYADFTTASAADMRAAADVAASAGIPYTDVAIMGAIALLGARTPLLCAGTGAEAVVAFTAGCGAPAQAIAGQAGDAVRLKLLRSIMTKGMESLAVECMVAAESMGLRASLYEVLSDMDRTPLTTFVDSFVRSHVLHAPRRLAEVREAREQLVEAGLQPLVLDGVERLFARTTQGIEAARKAGSFNVPDSVEARLAWLTPLARTS is encoded by the coding sequence ATGATGAAAATTGCATTGATAGGTTGTGGGGAAGTGGGCAATTGCTATGCCGAGGCCTGGGTGGCGGGCGGACATCGGATCGTGGGCATCTGCGAATTGCGGCAAGACGCCGAGATGCAGGCGCGCGCGCAGTCGTTCGGCAGCGCGCTGTATGCCGAAGCGGGTGCCTGGCTGCAAGAGGCAGACATCGTGGTCTCGGCCGTGTTCGGGCACGCCGCGCTTGCGGTCGCCCGGCAGGCTTTGCCGCATCTGCGCCAGGACGCGGCTTACGCCGACTTCACCACCGCCAGCGCGGCGGACATGCGCGCGGCCGCCGACGTTGCCGCGTCGGCCGGTATTCCTTACACCGACGTCGCCATCATGGGCGCCATCGCGCTGTTGGGCGCGCGCACGCCGCTGCTCTGCGCCGGAACGGGCGCGGAAGCGGTTGTGGCGTTCACTGCCGGATGCGGCGCGCCGGCCCAGGCCATCGCCGGGCAGGCGGGCGATGCGGTTCGCCTGAAGCTGTTGCGCAGCATCATGACCAAAGGCATGGAAAGCCTGGCCGTCGAATGCATGGTGGCCGCTGAAAGCATGGGCCTGCGCGCGTCCTTGTACGAGGTCTTGTCCGACATGGACCGCACGCCGCTCACCACCTTCGTGGATTCCTTCGTGCGTTCGCACGTGCTGCACGCCCCGCGCCGCCTGGCCGAGGTGCGCGAGGCCCGTGAACAGCTGGTGGAAGCCGGCTTGCAGCCCTTGGTGCTGGATGGCGTGGAGCGTCTCTTCGCGCGCACCACCCAGGGCATCGAAGCAGCGCGCAAGGCCGGCTCATTCAACGTGCCGGATTCCGTCGAAGCGCGTCTGGCCTGGCTGACACCGCTTGCGCGGACGTCCTGA
- a CDS encoding DUF1993 domain-containing protein, with product MTHPLYDASVPVIKQMLSALSDVLKKAEAHATAKNIDAAAYLGARLYPDMFPLSRQVQIATDFARGITSRLTSTEVPSWPEGEATFADLQALIAKTLAHVGAFTPEQFAQSASLEIVLRPGTPKEKKLSGSAYLLHYGLPQFFFHVTTSYAILRHNGIEVGKRDYMGTY from the coding sequence ATGACCCACCCCCTGTACGACGCCTCCGTTCCCGTCATCAAGCAGATGCTGTCCGCCTTGTCCGACGTGCTGAAGAAGGCCGAAGCGCACGCCACCGCCAAGAACATCGACGCGGCCGCCTACCTGGGCGCGCGCCTGTACCCGGACATGTTCCCGCTGTCGCGCCAGGTGCAGATCGCCACCGACTTCGCGCGTGGCATCACGTCGCGCCTGACCAGCACCGAAGTGCCGTCCTGGCCCGAGGGCGAGGCCACGTTTGCCGACCTGCAAGCCTTGATCGCCAAGACGCTGGCGCACGTGGGCGCGTTCACGCCGGAACAATTCGCGCAAAGCGCCTCGCTGGAAATCGTGCTGCGTCCGGGCACCCCCAAGGAAAAGAAGCTGTCGGGCAGCGCCTACCTGCTGCACTACGGCCTGCCGCAGTTCTTCTTCCACGTCACCACGTCCTACGCGATCCTGCGCCACAACGGCATCGAAGTGGGCAAGCGCGACTACATGGGTACGTACTAA
- a CDS encoding FAD-dependent monooxygenase, translating to MMATTVLIVGAGPAGLLTAAELQRRGVDCLLIDAHERPLDWDRATVVHPRSIEILDALGLAAPLLEAGVKQRRARIHAAGQVLGDIDLALCGSRYPFNIGISEEVTESLLTEHLQTLGGSVKRATTLVGLQERPEGVLATLEHAGTRSEVVAQWVVGCDGHHSTVRGLMGIGQDGHDIHQPWAVFDAAISGWPDSFEANYAYLDPTPVILTALPGRRWRVYLRPSSAQSDLVADALATLQGYLPDARFEDVSHPTRFDCHTKVAQRFRHGRILLAGDAAHTCSPAQGHGMNSGLQDAYNLGWKLALVCQGHCPDALLDSYHAERRPVADHVMASGDAAESAQMLSDPAARQERDAAIRGALADPATRHHEAVAEAELDIDYAGSPIVMGEPRHAVWPGQRLPDHLSIEYATGGAGKLHDYAKRLGHTALLIGGSTTPQEELAQARHDMAPLSDGAIIEIVVALTANAEVSGVDAYLAPEAADLLDVNRMVLLVVRADGHVGLRADHAHAEALSAYVDRLRSPGFP from the coding sequence ATGATGGCGACAACCGTTCTGATCGTGGGCGCCGGCCCCGCCGGCCTGCTCACCGCCGCCGAGCTGCAACGGCGCGGCGTTGACTGCCTGCTGATCGACGCGCACGAGCGCCCCCTGGATTGGGACCGCGCCACCGTCGTTCATCCTCGCTCTATCGAAATCCTGGACGCGCTCGGCCTTGCCGCGCCGCTGCTGGAAGCCGGCGTCAAGCAACGGCGCGCGCGCATCCATGCTGCCGGCCAAGTGCTGGGCGACATCGATCTGGCGCTGTGCGGCAGCCGCTACCCCTTCAATATCGGCATCTCGGAAGAAGTCACCGAGTCCCTCCTGACCGAGCATCTGCAAACACTTGGCGGCAGCGTCAAGCGCGCCACCACGCTGGTCGGCTTGCAAGAGCGGCCCGAGGGCGTGCTGGCCACGCTGGAACACGCCGGCACCCGATCCGAGGTCGTCGCGCAGTGGGTGGTGGGCTGCGACGGGCATCACAGCACCGTGCGCGGCTTGATGGGCATCGGGCAGGACGGCCACGACATCCACCAGCCCTGGGCCGTGTTCGACGCCGCGATCAGCGGCTGGCCGGATTCGTTCGAGGCCAACTACGCCTATCTGGACCCCACGCCCGTGATTCTGACCGCCCTGCCGGGGCGGCGCTGGCGGGTGTATCTGCGGCCCAGCTCTGCGCAATCGGACCTGGTGGCCGATGCGCTGGCCACCTTGCAGGGCTACCTGCCCGACGCACGCTTTGAAGACGTGTCGCATCCCACGCGCTTTGACTGCCACACCAAGGTGGCGCAGCGCTTTCGCCATGGCCGCATCCTGCTGGCGGGCGACGCCGCGCACACATGCAGCCCCGCGCAGGGCCACGGCATGAACAGCGGCCTGCAAGACGCCTACAACCTGGGCTGGAAGCTGGCGCTGGTCTGCCAGGGACATTGCCCCGACGCCTTGCTAGACAGCTATCACGCCGAGCGGCGGCCGGTGGCGGACCACGTCATGGCCTCCGGCGATGCCGCCGAAAGCGCGCAGATGCTGTCGGACCCCGCCGCCCGGCAGGAGCGCGACGCCGCCATCCGCGGCGCCTTGGCCGACCCCGCCACGCGCCATCACGAAGCCGTGGCCGAAGCCGAGCTGGACATCGATTACGCCGGTTCACCCATCGTCATGGGCGAACCCCGGCACGCCGTCTGGCCCGGGCAGCGCCTGCCAGATCATCTATCCATCGAATACGCGACGGGCGGCGCGGGCAAGCTGCACGACTACGCCAAGCGCCTGGGCCATACCGCGCTGCTGATCGGGGGCAGCACCACGCCGCAGGAAGAACTTGCGCAGGCGCGGCACGACATGGCGCCGTTGTCGGACGGCGCCATCATCGAAATCGTGGTCGCCTTGACGGCCAACGCCGAGGTGTCCGGCGTAGACGCCTACCTGGCGCCTGAAGCCGCCGATTTGCTGGACGTGAACCGCATGGTGCTGCTGGTGGTGCGCGCGGACGGCCACGTCGGGCTGCGCGCCGACCACGCCCATGCAGAAGCCTTGTCGGCCTACGTGGACCGCTTGCGCAGCCCGGGTTTTCCCTGA
- a CDS encoding SRPBCC family protein: MTTGTVTFHRVLRATPDRVYRAFLEADAIAKWLPPYGFVCQVHQLDAKVGGIYKMSFRNFGSNQIHAFGGEYLELIPSEKLRYSDRFDDPNMPGEMITTVTLRKVSCGTEIAIEQSGIPAAIPTEMCYLGWQESLMQLATLVEPDVSE, encoded by the coding sequence ATGACTACTGGCACCGTAACTTTCCACCGCGTTCTGCGCGCCACCCCCGACCGCGTCTACCGCGCCTTCCTCGAAGCCGACGCCATCGCCAAATGGCTGCCCCCCTACGGCTTTGTCTGCCAGGTCCACCAACTGGACGCCAAGGTGGGCGGCATCTACAAGATGTCATTCCGCAATTTCGGGTCGAACCAGATCCACGCCTTCGGCGGCGAATACCTGGAACTGATTCCCTCGGAAAAGCTGCGCTATTCAGACCGCTTCGACGACCCCAACATGCCGGGCGAAATGATCACCACGGTGACCTTGCGCAAGGTCAGTTGCGGCACCGAAATCGCCATCGAGCAAAGCGGCATCCCCGCCGCTATTCCCACCGAGATGTGCTACCTGGGCTGGCAGGAATCGCTGATGCAGTTGGCGACGCTGGTGGAACCGGACGTGTCGGAGTAA
- a CDS encoding type II toxin-antitoxin system HipA family toxin, which produces MSKADKIKRLEISTPQGESGLLEKESRFVFNYTHPEQDREVSLIMPHRAESYADTALPPIFAMNRPEGYLYEKLWERFGKAVALDDMRLLALTGSNQIGRLRYREPGREMPPLRPEVGLSTLLASGASVELFDHLVSAYLTSGISGFQPKVLMPDAEGVAGQAIVDKSTTFTPDLIVKAAGEDYAFLAQNEFLCMSAAKKAGIRVPDFWLSDDGSLFVMRRFDLDGGRQLGFEDMATLLRKTAREKYLSSYETIAQLIGLLCGANRNESLARFFDYVTLSVLVRNGDAHLKNFGLLYRHPGAAPAALAPLFDVVTTSVYDFEDPQSGRILSDRTLALKLNKKREYPTRKALLQFGRTVCGVAQPEAVIDRITTAMQEVLHDEKHRVDGDFLGRMRKEWEGGCDAVRPAMVFQGGRAS; this is translated from the coding sequence ATGAGTAAGGCCGACAAGATCAAGCGCTTGGAGATCAGCACCCCGCAAGGCGAGTCGGGCTTGCTGGAAAAAGAATCCAGGTTCGTCTTCAACTACACCCACCCCGAGCAGGACCGCGAGGTGTCGTTGATCATGCCGCATCGCGCCGAAAGCTATGCCGACACCGCATTGCCGCCCATTTTTGCGATGAACCGCCCCGAGGGCTATCTGTACGAAAAACTCTGGGAGCGCTTTGGCAAAGCGGTGGCGTTGGACGATATGCGTTTGCTGGCGTTGACGGGCAGCAACCAGATCGGCAGATTGCGATACCGCGAACCCGGGCGCGAAATGCCGCCGCTACGCCCCGAGGTCGGGTTGTCGACGCTATTGGCCAGCGGGGCCAGCGTTGAACTCTTTGACCATTTGGTCAGCGCTTATCTCACGTCCGGAATCTCCGGCTTCCAGCCCAAGGTCCTGATGCCGGACGCGGAGGGTGTGGCGGGCCAGGCCATCGTCGACAAGTCGACCACGTTCACGCCTGATCTCATTGTGAAAGCCGCCGGTGAGGACTATGCCTTCCTGGCGCAGAACGAGTTCCTGTGCATGAGCGCCGCGAAAAAGGCGGGCATTCGGGTGCCGGACTTCTGGCTGTCGGATGATGGGTCACTATTTGTGATGCGCCGCTTTGACCTGGATGGCGGCCGGCAACTAGGGTTTGAAGACATGGCGACGCTGTTGCGCAAGACCGCCCGCGAAAAGTACCTGAGCTCTTACGAGACGATTGCGCAACTGATCGGCTTGTTGTGCGGCGCGAACCGCAACGAAAGCCTTGCCCGCTTTTTCGACTACGTGACGCTATCGGTCCTGGTGCGCAATGGGGATGCGCATCTGAAGAATTTCGGCCTGCTGTATCGCCACCCGGGCGCTGCGCCCGCCGCCTTGGCGCCGCTGTTCGACGTCGTGACCACAAGCGTGTACGACTTTGAAGACCCGCAATCCGGGCGCATTCTGTCGGATCGCACCTTGGCGCTGAAGCTGAACAAGAAACGGGAGTATCCGACCCGTAAGGCGCTGCTGCAGTTTGGCCGCACGGTGTGCGGCGTCGCGCAGCCGGAAGCCGTCATCGACCGCATCACCACCGCCATGCAAGAGGTGCTGCACGACGAAAAACATCGTGTCGACGGCGACTTCCTGGGTCGGATGCGTAAAGAGTGGGAAGGGGGATGCGATGCGGTGCGGCCGGCCATGGTGTTCCAGGGCGGCCGCGCGTCGTAG
- a CDS encoding helix-turn-helix domain-containing protein, with translation MPYFSTAVFPAQFGANFQRERKQRKLSQAALAERAGVPRQLIIQIEKGENVGLHAIMRALAALNMGLRIDTAGINYDDVESLDDE, from the coding sequence ATGCCGTACTTTTCCACCGCCGTTTTCCCCGCGCAGTTCGGCGCGAATTTTCAGCGCGAACGCAAGCAGCGCAAGCTTAGCCAGGCCGCGCTGGCCGAGCGCGCGGGTGTGCCGCGCCAACTCATCATTCAGATAGAGAAAGGCGAAAACGTCGGCCTGCATGCCATCATGCGAGCGCTTGCCGCCCTGAACATGGGGCTACGCATCGACACCGCGGGCATCAACTACGACGACGTGGAGAGCCTGGACGATGAGTAA
- a CDS encoding YceI family protein has protein sequence MKLIPTLLGASALALSLSAAAAPVTYDIDPSHTYPSFEADHFGGLSTWRGKFNKSQGVVVLDRQARTGTVDVTVDINSVDFGHDEMNKHAVAPDIFDAARYPTATFKGTFTKFDGDRPEEATGDLTLRGVTRRVKLDIDDFKCIDHPMEKREVCGADVSTEFSRKDFGLDFGLDMGFKPEVELKIQVEAGRRK, from the coding sequence ATGAAGCTGATCCCGACCCTGCTGGGCGCAAGCGCGCTGGCCCTGTCGCTGTCCGCCGCCGCCGCGCCGGTCACCTACGACATTGACCCCTCGCACACTTATCCCAGCTTCGAAGCCGATCACTTCGGCGGCCTGTCCACGTGGCGCGGCAAATTCAACAAGTCGCAGGGCGTGGTGGTGCTGGACCGCCAGGCCCGCACCGGCACCGTGGATGTCACGGTAGACATCAATTCGGTGGACTTCGGCCACGATGAAATGAACAAACACGCGGTCGCGCCCGACATCTTCGACGCCGCCCGCTACCCCACCGCCACGTTCAAGGGCACCTTCACCAAGTTCGACGGCGACCGCCCCGAAGAAGCCACCGGCGACCTGACCCTGCGCGGCGTCACGCGCCGCGTGAAGCTGGACATCGACGACTTCAAGTGCATCGACCACCCCATGGAAAAGCGCGAGGTGTGCGGCGCGGACGTATCCACGGAATTCAGCCGCAAGGACTTCGGCCTGGACTTCGGGCTGGACATGGGCTTCAAGCCGGAAGTGGAGTTGAAGATCCAGGTTGAGGCGGGGCGGCGGAAGTAG
- a CDS encoding class II aldolase/adducin family protein has protein sequence MDTASKHGNSVREQVSATEWQVRTDLAALYRLVALFGWDDLIFTHITAKVPGTEHFLINPYGMMFDEITASSLVKIDLHGNKVMDSEYDINPAGFTIHSCIHAARKDAMCVLHTHSINGVAVSAQKAGLLPLSQFAFIALRSLSYHDYEGLALNPEEQPRLVRDLGSNNYLILRNHGLLTVGQTMAEAFQAMHRLEAACMAQVRAQAGGGELVFIPPEVLARAAVESPADRAYKASLAWPGLLRRLDRRNPGYAE, from the coding sequence ATGGATACGGCAAGCAAGCACGGCAACAGCGTGCGCGAACAGGTCAGCGCAACGGAATGGCAGGTGCGTACCGACCTGGCCGCCTTGTACCGGCTGGTGGCGCTATTCGGGTGGGACGACCTGATCTTCACGCACATCACCGCCAAGGTGCCCGGCACCGAGCATTTCCTGATCAACCCCTACGGCATGATGTTCGACGAGATCACCGCGTCCAGCCTGGTCAAGATCGACCTGCACGGCAACAAGGTGATGGATTCGGAATACGACATCAACCCGGCCGGCTTCACCATCCATAGCTGTATCCATGCGGCGCGCAAGGACGCGATGTGCGTGCTGCACACGCATTCCATCAACGGCGTGGCGGTTTCCGCGCAGAAGGCGGGCTTGCTGCCCTTGTCGCAATTCGCGTTCATTGCGTTGCGTTCGCTGAGCTACCACGACTACGAAGGCCTGGCGCTGAACCCCGAAGAGCAACCGCGCCTGGTGCGCGACCTGGGCAGCAACAACTATCTGATCCTGCGCAACCACGGCCTGTTGACCGTCGGCCAGACCATGGCCGAAGCCTTCCAGGCCATGCACCGCCTGGAAGCCGCCTGCATGGCGCAAGTGCGGGCGCAGGCGGGGGGCGGCGAACTGGTCTTCATCCCGCCCGAGGTGCTGGCGCGCGCCGCCGTCGAATCCCCGGCCGACCGCGCCTACAAGGCGTCGCTGGCCTGGCCGGGCCTGCTGCGCCGGCTGGACCGCCGCAACCCTGGCTACGCGGAATAG
- a CDS encoding alpha/beta hydrolase: protein MPQGPHRRLSAFFQSHLESLSGMGLLLGTLFFAASLTPTLVPRTHLTQGVLAGACLAAGYGLGVLWHWLWAYLELPEPRGRAARIVNATITLACLAVLVLFLWRAAHWQNTIRALMDMAPVTSAHPFKVSAIALLTFAVLLGLGRLFKLVTRALAAQVRRVVPRRVANVAGAVIAIVIFWSLANNVLFRAALHVLDASFREFDALLEPDRPQPNAPGKTGGPESLISWQQLGRAGREFIASGPSADEIRAITGRDALEPIRVYVGLPGADSPAARAKLALAEMKRVGAFKRSTLVVVTPTGTGWIDPAAMDSLEYLLHGDVASVALQYSYLSSPLSLLAQPEYGSEAARALFAEVYGYWTTLPKASRPKLYLHGLSLGAMNSARSAELFEMIGDPIQGALWSGPPFESRVWRTITDARNPGSPAWLPEFRDGAFVRFMNQHGSPVPADTPWGPMRIVFLQYASDAITFFDFRDLYRRPAWMYPPYGPDVSPELRWVPVVTMLQLALDMSVSTETPIGFGHVYAPQHYVDAWLAVTGASDWTPDALASLKRHLIARAQAAMDDSDGGQAAYENRGG from the coding sequence ATGCCACAAGGCCCCCACCGCCGCCTGTCGGCATTTTTCCAGTCACACCTGGAATCGCTGTCTGGCATGGGCTTGCTGCTGGGCACCCTGTTCTTTGCGGCCTCGCTCACCCCCACGCTGGTTCCCCGCACCCACCTGACCCAGGGCGTGCTGGCGGGCGCCTGTCTTGCGGCGGGTTACGGGCTGGGCGTGTTGTGGCATTGGCTGTGGGCGTATCTGGAACTGCCCGAACCCCGGGGCCGTGCGGCGCGCATCGTCAACGCGACGATCACGCTGGCTTGCCTGGCCGTGCTGGTGCTGTTCCTGTGGCGCGCGGCCCATTGGCAGAACACCATCCGCGCGCTGATGGACATGGCCCCCGTAACCAGCGCGCATCCCTTCAAGGTCAGCGCGATCGCCTTGCTGACCTTTGCCGTGCTGCTGGGGCTGGGCCGGCTGTTCAAGCTGGTGACGCGCGCGCTGGCCGCGCAGGTGCGCCGCGTGGTGCCCCGGCGCGTGGCCAACGTGGCGGGCGCGGTCATTGCCATCGTGATCTTCTGGTCGCTGGCCAATAACGTGCTGTTTCGCGCGGCGCTGCACGTACTGGACGCCTCGTTTCGTGAGTTTGACGCGCTGCTGGAACCCGATCGTCCGCAGCCCAACGCCCCGGGCAAAACGGGCGGCCCCGAGTCCCTGATCAGTTGGCAGCAACTGGGCCGGGCCGGCCGGGAATTCATTGCCTCGGGTCCCAGCGCCGACGAGATCCGCGCGATCACGGGGCGTGACGCCCTGGAGCCGATTCGCGTGTACGTGGGCCTGCCGGGCGCGGACTCGCCCGCCGCCCGCGCCAAGCTGGCGTTGGCGGAAATGAAACGGGTGGGCGCGTTCAAGCGGTCCACGCTGGTGGTGGTGACGCCCACCGGCACGGGCTGGATCGACCCCGCCGCGATGGACTCGCTGGAATACCTGCTGCATGGCGACGTGGCCAGCGTGGCCTTGCAGTATTCCTACCTGTCCAGCCCGCTGTCGCTATTGGCCCAGCCCGAATACGGCTCCGAGGCGGCGCGCGCGCTATTCGCCGAGGTCTACGGCTACTGGACGACGTTGCCCAAGGCCAGCCGACCCAAGCTGTACCTGCATGGATTGAGCCTGGGCGCCATGAACTCCGCGCGGTCGGCCGAGCTCTTTGAAATGATCGGCGACCCGATCCAGGGCGCGCTCTGGAGCGGCCCGCCGTTTGAAAGCCGCGTGTGGCGCACCATTACCGACGCCCGCAACCCCGGGTCGCCCGCCTGGCTGCCGGAATTTCGCGACGGCGCGTTCGTGCGCTTCATGAACCAGCACGGCTCGCCCGTACCGGCCGACACGCCTTGGGGACCGATGCGCATCGTCTTCCTGCAATACGCCAGCGACGCCATCACCTTCTTCGACTTCCGCGACCTGTACCGCCGCCCCGCCTGGATGTATCCGCCCTACGGCCCCGACGTGTCACCCGAACTGCGCTGGGTGCCGGTGGTGACCATGCTGCAACTGGCGCTGGACATGTCCGTCAGCACCGAGACGCCCATCGGCTTTGGCCACGTCTACGCGCCGCAGCACTACGTGGACGCCTGGCTGGCCGTGACGGGCGCGTCGGACTGGACCCCGGACGCACTGGCCAGCCTGAAGCGCCATCTGATCGCGCGCGCCCAAGCTGCCATGGATGACAGCGACGGCGGCCAAGCGGCATACGAAAATCGCGGGGGATAA